In one window of Sandaracinaceae bacterium DNA:
- a CDS encoding AgmX/PglI C-terminal domain-containing protein — MNRTRAQHRPNEALTMSRTRPERRLRSAPTLGAARASSAFHPAPEHPHVMLQSVPKSRRRTAAPARLSLTLVAVLAACGGSAPPPAATVGLVEPVRGAVTLSREGHDTTARAPARVETGATLATPEGARATFTHDAGPWFLLDRGTRMSVTLGGVNVLSGRVFVDARVDQGLDVESPSGTVSVQNGAMAVQVTAERTEVYCASGEVVYRASGGEGRIAQGETLVLTASAAEVAPAALWDDWTGGLADPSPRPPPEAGYIGQLAGRRLDERGVARRPLSMRSHEVQVSLDGELARTEVVQTFFNGYDDALEAEYRLRLPEGAVVEGFEVDQGAGFVASAVEQLPMGDGYTLPYVPPHMASARLSYDGPQRVRARVYPVSPGEVVRVKVAYTQWLMRTGGTRTYVYPMRASGEPPLVGELHLAVDLGASSGATTRAGMGALTEGGRVVLRRSDFRPRADFTLDIMDPAETTEVAQAPHIYTYRAQTGELDPLTGERMPDETFVAVDIPTHDLAPTGEEVPLSLVLLVDTSGGTEPEELELARGVVEHVLQQLAPTDRVALRFGDLVTRAPEGDAGGLAEASSEHGERLLSALGTAQLGGATDLGTMLRGAAGALEGAPRAAVLYLGDGRPTTGALDATSIRAALDSLPRAPRFFALGLGDDANIDLLRAVMGTSSARTVHAREDLAGAVLATLTDAARPMLRGVEVDLGEGVERVYPRGRLTVPDSGRLRLFGRLVDDVPTTVRVRGARDGVEFDQTLELSASSVTAPDIRRRWASARLDELLDENAGREALVAIGLTYDLLTPWNALVVGGGKGHTFGLVQDFDLNPLEFSWHLGGRGPSVHAEDAGWRRRAAAASPVVETQAAERTWVPRVSSGASAGEAEPAPTTDGGYAQAAVGRVLRQGARGPNACYERKLLVRPDLEGSVTVAVSVDGTGAVESATLVRSTLDESDVDLCVVQEVRGLRFPNTEGRTIRVEHTYVFNAPDRAIGTRRTCSDASRQDLAVRRNLWRERLAASGGVGGALSVYREALGQCELGDFRARRVLLDMMLAHVGAQRVQLAAAFSANSAAGSYLRAVVLRSLGSAREVELARRLLGLDDQNIDWSVFDRLYRRAGSPAAKLRLVRRWLEIAPDELDLRLRLLQLLEETNNLPEARRLAWALRADPLADAAVRTAVGEFWLRQERPDEARRVFSEIVERAPLDPWARRRLGDLYRAHAWPDDAYREYRALAQLRQGDEEVFLLLARAAADAGRVDEALRLEQRVAEAADGAADEGAAAVAQAWTRVRLALLRAEANDPALDAAVLRRQRHSGALRSPPALFAALTWAHPDDVLQMTVAYPDAPERFEPVQLNGQTHGIHALTLADLDEGALRLAFARDEREELRPTDATLVVVLGLGTDGERILRETVHLDRDTRRLVMRLEGGALTREPASAASTAR; from the coding sequence ATGAACCGCACCCGCGCCCAGCACCGCCCGAACGAAGCGCTGACCATGAGCCGCACCCGCCCCGAGCGCCGTCTGCGCTCGGCACCGACCCTCGGCGCCGCCCGCGCGTCCTCTGCGTTCCATCCCGCACCAGAACACCCCCACGTCATGCTGCAGTCCGTGCCCAAGTCCCGCCGCCGCACCGCCGCGCCCGCGCGCCTCTCGCTCACCCTGGTCGCCGTGCTCGCTGCGTGTGGTGGGAGCGCGCCGCCCCCCGCCGCGACGGTGGGTCTCGTGGAGCCCGTGCGAGGTGCAGTCACCCTGAGCCGTGAGGGGCACGACACCACGGCGCGTGCCCCGGCGCGTGTCGAGACGGGGGCGACGTTGGCGACCCCCGAGGGCGCACGCGCCACCTTCACCCACGACGCAGGCCCGTGGTTCCTGCTCGACCGCGGCACGCGCATGAGCGTGACCCTCGGCGGGGTGAACGTCCTGTCGGGGCGCGTCTTCGTCGACGCGCGCGTCGATCAGGGGCTCGACGTCGAGTCCCCGAGCGGCACCGTCAGCGTGCAGAACGGCGCGATGGCTGTGCAGGTCACCGCCGAGCGCACCGAGGTGTACTGCGCCAGCGGCGAGGTCGTGTACCGCGCGTCGGGCGGAGAGGGACGCATCGCCCAAGGCGAGACGCTGGTGTTGACCGCGAGCGCTGCCGAGGTCGCCCCTGCCGCGCTCTGGGACGACTGGACAGGCGGCCTCGCCGACCCGAGCCCGCGTCCGCCGCCCGAGGCAGGCTACATCGGGCAGCTCGCGGGCCGCCGTCTCGACGAGCGCGGGGTCGCTCGCCGACCCCTGAGCATGCGCTCGCACGAGGTCCAGGTCTCGCTCGATGGCGAGCTGGCCCGCACCGAGGTCGTGCAGACGTTCTTCAACGGATACGACGACGCGCTCGAGGCCGAGTACCGTCTGCGCCTGCCCGAGGGGGCGGTGGTCGAGGGCTTCGAGGTGGATCAGGGCGCGGGCTTCGTGGCCTCGGCGGTCGAGCAGCTGCCGATGGGCGACGGCTACACGCTCCCCTATGTGCCGCCCCACATGGCGTCCGCGCGACTCTCCTACGACGGTCCCCAGCGCGTCCGCGCGCGCGTCTACCCAGTCTCGCCGGGCGAGGTCGTGCGGGTGAAGGTGGCCTACACGCAGTGGCTCATGCGCACCGGCGGGACGCGCACGTACGTGTATCCGATGCGCGCGAGCGGCGAGCCCCCGCTGGTGGGCGAGCTGCACCTGGCGGTCGACCTGGGGGCGTCGAGCGGGGCGACGACCCGCGCCGGGATGGGCGCGCTCACCGAGGGGGGGCGCGTGGTCCTGCGCCGCAGCGACTTCCGCCCACGTGCGGACTTCACGCTCGACATCATGGACCCGGCCGAGACCACGGAGGTGGCGCAGGCTCCCCACATCTACACCTACCGGGCGCAGACCGGTGAGCTCGACCCGCTCACGGGGGAGCGCATGCCCGACGAGACCTTCGTCGCCGTGGACATCCCCACGCACGACCTGGCTCCGACGGGCGAGGAGGTGCCGCTGTCCCTCGTGCTGCTGGTGGACACCTCGGGGGGCACCGAGCCAGAGGAGCTGGAGCTGGCCCGCGGGGTGGTGGAGCACGTGCTGCAGCAGCTGGCGCCCACCGACCGCGTGGCGCTGCGCTTCGGGGACCTGGTGACGCGCGCGCCCGAGGGCGACGCGGGCGGCCTCGCCGAGGCCAGCTCCGAGCACGGCGAGCGCCTGCTTTCGGCGCTGGGCACGGCGCAGCTGGGCGGGGCGACCGACCTCGGCACCATGCTGCGTGGCGCGGCGGGCGCGCTCGAGGGTGCACCCCGTGCGGCCGTGCTCTACCTGGGCGACGGACGCCCGACGACAGGTGCGCTCGACGCGACCAGCATCCGCGCAGCGCTGGATAGCCTGCCGCGCGCGCCGCGCTTCTTTGCGCTCGGCCTCGGAGACGACGCGAACATCGACCTGCTGCGCGCGGTGATGGGGACCTCGTCGGCGCGCACCGTCCACGCCCGGGAAGACCTGGCGGGCGCCGTGCTCGCCACCCTCACCGACGCGGCGCGCCCGATGCTGCGCGGGGTCGAGGTCGACCTGGGCGAAGGCGTGGAGCGTGTCTACCCGCGGGGGCGCTTGACCGTGCCCGACAGCGGACGTTTGCGCCTCTTCGGACGCTTGGTGGACGACGTGCCCACGACCGTTCGCGTCCGGGGCGCGCGGGACGGCGTGGAGTTCGACCAGACGCTCGAGCTGAGCGCCAGCAGCGTCACCGCGCCCGACATCCGGCGCCGCTGGGCCAGCGCGCGCCTGGACGAGCTGCTGGACGAGAACGCGGGCCGCGAGGCTCTCGTGGCCATCGGGCTCACCTACGACCTGCTCACGCCGTGGAACGCGCTGGTCGTGGGGGGAGGCAAGGGGCACACCTTCGGCTTGGTGCAGGACTTCGATCTCAACCCCCTCGAGTTCAGCTGGCACTTGGGGGGACGCGGTCCGTCCGTCCACGCCGAGGACGCAGGCTGGCGTCGACGCGCTGCGGCTGCCTCGCCCGTGGTGGAGACGCAGGCTGCGGAGCGCACCTGGGTGCCGCGCGTGTCGAGCGGCGCCAGCGCAGGCGAGGCCGAGCCGGCTCCAACGACGGATGGGGGCTATGCGCAGGCCGCGGTCGGACGCGTGCTGCGGCAGGGCGCCCGGGGACCCAACGCGTGTTACGAGCGCAAGCTGCTGGTGCGCCCGGACCTCGAGGGGTCCGTGACGGTCGCGGTGTCGGTCGACGGCACGGGCGCGGTCGAGAGCGCCACGCTGGTGCGCTCCACGCTGGACGAATCCGACGTGGACCTGTGCGTGGTGCAGGAGGTCCGGGGGCTGCGCTTCCCCAACACCGAGGGCCGCACCATCCGCGTCGAGCACACCTACGTGTTCAACGCACCCGACCGCGCCATCGGCACGCGCCGCACCTGCAGCGACGCGTCGCGCCAGGACCTCGCGGTGCGCCGCAACCTGTGGCGCGAGCGGCTCGCGGCCAGCGGCGGCGTGGGTGGAGCGCTCTCCGTTTATCGGGAGGCCCTCGGCCAGTGCGAGCTCGGCGACTTCCGCGCGCGCCGCGTGCTGCTCGACATGATGCTCGCCCACGTCGGCGCGCAGCGCGTGCAGCTCGCGGCGGCGTTCTCGGCCAACAGCGCTGCGGGAAGCTACCTGCGCGCCGTGGTGCTGCGCTCGCTCGGCAGCGCCCGCGAGGTGGAGCTGGCCCGTCGGCTGCTGGGGCTCGACGACCAGAACATCGACTGGAGCGTCTTCGACCGTCTCTACCGACGCGCGGGGAGCCCCGCCGCCAAGCTGCGCCTGGTGCGGCGCTGGCTGGAGATCGCCCCGGACGAGCTCGACCTGCGGCTGCGCCTGCTCCAGCTCCTGGAGGAGACCAACAACCTGCCCGAGGCGCGGCGCCTGGCCTGGGCGTTGCGGGCCGACCCCCTCGCGGACGCCGCCGTGCGCACCGCCGTGGGCGAGTTCTGGCTGCGGCAGGAGCGTCCCGACGAGGCCCGCCGCGTGTTCAGCGAGATCGTCGAGCGCGCGCCCCTCGACCCATGGGCGCGCCGACGGCTCGGGGACCTCTACCGCGCTCACGCGTGGCCCGACGACGCCTACCGCGAGTACCGCGCCCTGGCCCAGCTGCGTCAGGGGGACGAGGAGGTCTTCTTGCTGCTGGCGCGCGCAGCCGCCGACGCCGGACGCGTCGACGAGGCCCTGCGGCTCGAGCAGCGCGTGGCCGAGGCGGCCGATGGAGCCGCTGACGAGGGGGCCGCGGCGGTGGCTCAGGCCTGGACCCGGGTGCGCCTCGCGCTCCTCCGCGCGGAGGCCAACGACCCGGCCCTCGACGCGGCGGTGCTCCGCCGGCAGCGTCACTCGGGGGCGCTGCGCTCGCCCCCGGCGCTCTTCGCCGCGCTCACGTGGGCCCACCCGGACGACGTGCTGCAGATGACCGTGGCCTACCCCGACGCGCCCGAGCGCTTCGAGCCCGTCCAGTTGAACGGGCAAACTCACGGCATCCACGCCCTGACCCTGGCGGACCTCGACGAGGGTGCCCTGCGGCTCGCCTTCGCGCGCGACGAGCGCGAGGAGCTGCGCCCGACCGACGCGACGCTGGTGGTGGTGCTGGGGCTCGGCACGGACGGCGAGCGTATCCTGCGCGAGACGGTGCACCTGGACCGCGACACGCGGCGGCTCGTGATGCGCCTCGAAGGGGGCGCGCTCACCCGCGAGCCGGCGAGCGCCGCGTCGACCGCTCGCTAG
- a CDS encoding protein kinase: MTSNAPPPVSLGRYRVLRRLGKGGMAEVFLAKTTGAEGIEKVLVVKRVLPQFARNEHFLSMFVDEAKVATRLNHPNIVQVYTFDRVEGEFLLAMEFVDGIDLGRLSAAAKRAGEKLPYGLSAYIVHEVTKGLDYAHKRRDSVGESMDIVHRDVSPQNVLLGYDGIVKVADFGIAKAKLVSEDDGVIKGKFSYMSPEQAKGLPVDRRSDVYSLGVLLAELLMGRPMYPGLQGVEALEPAREGRVTFPRDVDAAVPEALDRIVRRALHPDPEQRFQTARSLGSSLAQFLHGSPVLWDAEALEQHLLRLVPRAHASVEDPRVRDAMTFAGFTVNAGSLAMERELRERRRVVVVAGRVRDGSALTDPGQLPSVDHAAARILADLAYKNDAVLSWEDGAEKSHFRYVIGLGRTTPQDALRGVSLAFDVVEALHGLSADLFAPITASLAVSSGIVTTVRDGAGRLLRYAPVEAALAVAERLANEGNAGSVRITSDVFRLVRRDFRVNESEFEDIVVEDGTRTRAYRALGARSREERAVDTRHSLGSEGLVGRVAEQETIRGLYREAEATGRAVFAAVVGELGVGKSALVSAALDSLDPMPGILSTECGFGTSDVPFSSLATLIRDIFFVSDDAPVSQVREQIRAALQAVVIDRDRRDLIERGVLTLLGSADERALESSHEERTREVVHAIELLLRHLAKGGPIVVWLDSLQWADSASLDLLRTMSQGVHHSPVLILMATRPEARTAAALRGVPVIELSELEGDERDEIVRRCFRGADVPPDVLHAIVERAGGNPFHIQELSDALLERGVVRVVDDTRGRACVIRDSAIPISLPSSLEGVVAARLDELEESTRRALRWLAVAGAGLEERQLVVIAGSDVQGAIQELLERGFLVRRPNGTLSFASGVVRQVAYEGAEPEDRRRMHRHVADYFQSVPDAPAARIAHHLEHAGQPGAAAHAYLEAAELASAVFANASALGLYARALALFADDPEGQFAAHAGRERILRFLGQRDEQRRELDALDRLSLSPDVPKTLRAFALNRRARFEIDHGELERAERDLEHARSRAVAEGDRGAEIDTVRMLAEVARDRGASARALRLCDEALSRAGVLPEFLPARGLVLVQKGILLERGGHARKALEAYAEATVVFRRLGIKRHEALALDHLGNALSCVGSFQDAVAVTRASLSFDRETGDRLRLGRKLALLALYYDTLGEAERAAEFLTHSHYVLGAMVSAETTPARKEAQCAMVELHLQRGEVERAAVVLDQLRVHIAAHGPYLAARERLLTARSLVAAGAANPDTFPASAEEAAEEARVLCLAHDFVSLEVEALALLAWLRASRGAAEDALVAAQAAVARLDAKVSVQRPPTARVMLARAFERLGDMERARAAWHAARTVIDTQVDHLRGDTAKARFLATPGVVAVLAQVPE, from the coding sequence GTGACCTCGAACGCTCCGCCGCCCGTGTCCCTCGGCCGCTACCGCGTGCTGCGTCGCCTGGGCAAGGGCGGCATGGCCGAGGTGTTCCTGGCCAAGACCACGGGCGCCGAGGGCATCGAGAAGGTCCTGGTGGTCAAGCGCGTGCTCCCGCAGTTCGCCCGCAACGAGCACTTCCTGAGCATGTTCGTCGACGAGGCCAAGGTCGCCACGCGCCTCAACCACCCGAACATCGTGCAGGTCTACACCTTCGACCGAGTGGAGGGGGAGTTCCTCCTGGCGATGGAGTTCGTGGATGGCATCGACCTGGGGCGCCTCAGCGCGGCCGCCAAGCGCGCCGGGGAGAAGCTGCCGTACGGATTGTCCGCCTACATCGTCCACGAGGTGACCAAGGGGCTCGACTACGCGCACAAGCGACGCGACAGCGTGGGCGAGTCCATGGACATCGTCCACCGCGACGTGTCCCCGCAGAACGTCCTCTTGGGCTACGACGGCATCGTCAAGGTCGCGGACTTCGGCATCGCGAAGGCCAAGCTGGTGTCCGAGGACGACGGCGTCATCAAAGGCAAATTCAGCTACATGTCGCCGGAGCAGGCGAAGGGGCTGCCCGTGGACCGTCGCAGCGATGTGTACTCCCTGGGCGTGCTGCTGGCGGAGCTGCTGATGGGGCGCCCGATGTACCCGGGCCTGCAGGGCGTCGAGGCCCTCGAGCCAGCACGTGAGGGGCGCGTGACCTTCCCACGCGACGTGGACGCGGCCGTGCCCGAGGCGCTGGACCGCATCGTGCGGCGGGCCCTGCACCCGGACCCCGAGCAGCGCTTCCAGACCGCCCGCTCTCTGGGCAGCTCGCTTGCGCAGTTCCTGCACGGGTCGCCCGTACTGTGGGACGCCGAGGCCCTCGAGCAGCACCTCCTGCGCCTCGTCCCGCGCGCGCACGCCAGCGTGGAGGACCCTCGCGTGCGCGACGCGATGACCTTCGCGGGATTCACGGTGAACGCGGGCTCGCTCGCCATGGAGCGCGAGCTGCGTGAGCGACGCCGGGTGGTGGTGGTGGCTGGGCGCGTGCGGGACGGGAGCGCCCTCACCGATCCCGGCCAGCTGCCGAGCGTGGACCACGCGGCCGCGCGGATCCTGGCCGACCTGGCCTACAAAAACGACGCCGTGCTCTCGTGGGAGGATGGCGCCGAGAAGTCTCATTTTCGATATGTGATCGGCCTCGGCCGCACGACCCCTCAGGACGCGCTGCGTGGAGTCTCGCTCGCGTTCGACGTGGTGGAGGCGCTGCACGGTCTCTCGGCAGACCTCTTTGCGCCCATCACCGCCTCACTCGCGGTGTCGTCCGGGATCGTCACCACGGTGCGCGACGGAGCGGGACGTCTGCTTCGCTATGCGCCAGTCGAAGCGGCGTTGGCCGTCGCCGAGCGGCTGGCGAACGAGGGCAACGCGGGCTCCGTGCGTATCACGAGTGACGTGTTCCGGCTGGTTCGGCGTGACTTCCGGGTGAACGAGAGCGAGTTCGAGGACATCGTCGTAGAGGACGGCACGCGCACCCGGGCCTATCGGGCGCTCGGCGCGCGATCCCGCGAGGAGCGGGCGGTGGACACGCGCCACAGCCTCGGCTCCGAGGGGTTGGTGGGGCGGGTCGCCGAGCAGGAGACCATCCGGGGGCTGTATCGGGAAGCCGAGGCCACCGGGCGCGCGGTCTTCGCTGCCGTGGTGGGCGAGCTGGGCGTTGGAAAGTCGGCGCTCGTCTCGGCCGCGCTCGACTCCCTCGACCCCATGCCGGGCATCCTCTCGACGGAGTGTGGCTTCGGTACCAGCGACGTCCCCTTCTCGAGCCTGGCTACCCTGATCCGCGACATCTTCTTCGTCTCGGACGACGCGCCGGTCTCTCAGGTGCGAGAACAGATCCGCGCCGCCCTGCAGGCCGTGGTGATCGACCGAGACCGCCGCGACCTGATCGAACGCGGTGTGCTCACGCTGCTCGGCAGCGCCGATGAGCGCGCCCTCGAGAGCAGCCACGAAGAGCGCACGCGCGAGGTCGTACACGCCATCGAGCTGCTGCTTCGGCACCTCGCGAAGGGCGGGCCCATCGTGGTCTGGCTGGACTCGTTGCAGTGGGCGGACAGCGCGTCGCTCGACTTGCTGCGCACCATGAGCCAAGGCGTCCACCACAGCCCGGTGCTCATCCTCATGGCCACGCGCCCCGAAGCGCGCACCGCAGCGGCCCTGCGCGGTGTGCCCGTGATCGAGCTGAGCGAGCTCGAGGGGGACGAGCGCGACGAGATCGTCCGTCGCTGTTTCCGCGGCGCCGACGTGCCCCCCGACGTCTTGCACGCGATCGTCGAACGGGCGGGCGGCAACCCGTTCCACATTCAGGAGCTGTCGGACGCCCTGCTGGAGCGCGGTGTCGTGAGAGTCGTGGATGATACTCGTGGACGCGCATGTGTCATCCGAGATTCCGCGATCCCGATCTCGCTGCCCAGCTCCCTCGAGGGGGTGGTGGCGGCCCGGCTGGACGAGCTGGAGGAGTCGACGCGCCGCGCCCTGCGTTGGCTGGCGGTGGCTGGGGCAGGGCTGGAAGAGCGGCAGCTGGTGGTGATCGCAGGCAGCGACGTCCAGGGCGCCATTCAAGAGCTGCTCGAGCGTGGCTTCTTGGTGCGTCGCCCGAACGGTACCCTGTCCTTTGCCAGCGGCGTGGTGCGTCAGGTGGCCTACGAAGGCGCCGAACCCGAGGACCGTCGACGCATGCACCGTCACGTGGCCGACTACTTCCAGTCGGTGCCCGACGCCCCGGCGGCCCGCATCGCACATCACCTGGAGCACGCCGGGCAGCCAGGCGCCGCGGCTCACGCGTACCTCGAGGCCGCAGAGCTCGCCAGCGCCGTCTTCGCGAACGCCAGCGCGCTAGGTCTCTATGCGCGGGCCCTGGCGCTCTTCGCGGACGACCCCGAGGGGCAGTTCGCTGCACACGCGGGTCGCGAGCGGATCCTGCGCTTCCTCGGGCAGCGTGACGAGCAGCGGCGGGAGCTCGACGCGTTGGACCGCCTCTCGTTGTCCCCTGACGTGCCCAAGACCCTCCGGGCCTTCGCGCTGAACCGGCGCGCGCGCTTCGAGATCGACCACGGAGAGCTGGAGCGCGCCGAGCGGGACCTCGAGCACGCTCGGTCGCGAGCCGTGGCGGAAGGTGACCGCGGTGCCGAGATCGATACTGTGCGCATGCTGGCAGAGGTCGCCCGTGACCGAGGCGCCTCGGCGCGCGCTCTCCGCCTGTGTGACGAGGCCCTGTCGCGTGCGGGGGTGCTCCCGGAGTTCCTGCCTGCCCGGGGGCTCGTGCTGGTCCAGAAGGGCATCTTGCTCGAACGCGGCGGGCACGCCCGCAAGGCCCTCGAGGCATACGCAGAGGCCACCGTGGTGTTCCGTCGACTCGGGATCAAGCGACATGAAGCGCTGGCGCTCGATCACCTCGGCAACGCCTTGAGCTGCGTCGGGAGCTTCCAGGACGCCGTCGCGGTAACCCGCGCGTCGCTCAGCTTCGATCGGGAGACAGGCGACCGGTTGCGCCTAGGTCGCAAGCTGGCCCTGCTCGCGCTCTACTACGACACCCTCGGGGAGGCCGAACGGGCCGCGGAGTTCCTCACACACTCGCACTACGTACTGGGCGCGATGGTCTCGGCCGAGACCACGCCCGCGCGGAAGGAAGCGCAGTGCGCCATGGTCGAGCTCCACCTCCAGCGAGGCGAGGTCGAGAGAGCCGCGGTGGTCCTCGACCAGCTGCGTGTCCACATCGCCGCTCACGGTCCCTACCTGGCCGCCCGCGAGCGGCTCCTGACGGCCCGCTCGCTGGTCGCTGCAGGGGCGGCCAACCCAGACACTTTTCCAGCAAGCGCTGAAGAGGCGGCCGAGGAGGCGCGGGTGCTCTGCCTGGCACACGACTTCGTTAGCCTCGAGGTGGAAGCCCTCGCCCTGTTGGCATGGCTGCGTGCGTCGCGGGGAGCCGCCGAGGACGCGCTCGTGGCAGCGCAGGCGGCCGTCGCCCGTCTGGACGCGAAGGTATCGGTGCAGCGTCCCCCCACGGCGCGCGTCATGCTGGCGCGCGCCTTCGAGCGCCTGGGCGACATGGAGCGCGCACGCGCGGCTTGGCACGCCGCGCGGACCGTGATCGACACCCAGGTCGACCACCTCCGCGGGGACACCGCCAAGGCGCGGTTCCTGGCGACACCCGGGGTCGTGGCCGTGCTCGCGCAGGTGCCCGAGTGA
- a CDS encoding DUF423 domain-containing protein: protein MARALMMMAGVHGFLAVALGAFGAHGLRSSMEALEDGAKRLEWWGTAAQYHLIHALAIGLAAVLVARAPGPGAVAGVAFSVGCLLFSGSLYTMTLTGVRALGAVTPLGGLAFLVGWGAVALAGWQLS, encoded by the coding sequence ATGGCGCGCGCACTGATGATGATGGCTGGAGTGCATGGGTTCCTGGCGGTAGCGCTGGGCGCGTTCGGGGCGCACGGCCTGCGGTCGTCGATGGAGGCGCTCGAAGACGGCGCCAAGCGCCTCGAGTGGTGGGGCACCGCAGCGCAGTATCACCTGATCCACGCGCTGGCGATCGGCCTCGCCGCCGTGCTCGTGGCCCGCGCGCCTGGGCCAGGCGCCGTGGCGGGCGTCGCGTTCTCGGTTGGCTGCCTGCTGTTCTCCGGCAGCCTCTACACCATGACGCTGACAGGGGTCCGCGCGCTCGGAGCCGTCACGCCCCTCGGCGGCCTCGCCTTTCTGGTGGGCTGGGGCGCGGTCGCGCTGGCGGGCTGGCAGCTGAGCTGA
- a CDS encoding cyclic nucleotide-binding domain-containing protein — protein sequence MSQASPADSANAYAVLFSGDDEGALRSALASLGAEPLDLSALALAARVLGERGRRDAAARAHQRLVVQLVNRGDLPGATAAALDAQAGEPGTAQAFERIAAAFGQGSERLADVSPAPPPLPTRKTIAPNLLSASGDALLDLAEEILLDVAAAPDPVPPGKVPELPLFSALAPDALRVLLEAFELRDVPRGEEVIEQNTEGAEAYVVVRGLLEVARQEDGEVVALAHLGPGAIFGEMALVSDAPRAALVRTIEASQLLAVRRETLEELAEHTPAIGEQLGEFCRTRMLANLVRSSAILGAVGVDERDEIMDLFGTRTFERGEVLLSEGDEAAGLFLIASGGVSVTGQDSDGDSIVLAELGPGDVVGEISLVLRRPATATVVATHTTIALELTRDRFQAAIRKHPTLLTELYDVAVKREEETRSVVAQEALDVSDVVLI from the coding sequence ATGAGCCAAGCCTCCCCTGCCGACTCGGCCAACGCCTACGCCGTGCTCTTCTCTGGTGACGACGAGGGGGCCCTGCGGTCCGCCCTGGCCTCGCTGGGCGCCGAGCCCCTCGACCTCTCCGCCCTCGCGCTCGCCGCTCGTGTCCTCGGGGAGCGTGGGCGTCGCGATGCGGCCGCCCGCGCGCACCAGCGGTTGGTGGTTCAGCTGGTCAACCGCGGCGACCTGCCCGGCGCGACCGCGGCCGCGCTCGACGCCCAAGCAGGCGAACCTGGCACCGCGCAAGCATTCGAGCGTATCGCGGCGGCGTTCGGACAAGGGAGCGAGCGGCTGGCCGACGTGTCACCGGCGCCGCCCCCGCTGCCGACGCGCAAGACCATCGCGCCCAACTTGCTGTCGGCGTCTGGGGATGCGTTGCTGGATCTTGCCGAGGAGATCTTGTTGGACGTCGCGGCTGCGCCCGACCCCGTCCCACCGGGCAAGGTGCCCGAGCTCCCGCTCTTCTCGGCATTGGCTCCCGATGCGCTGCGGGTGCTCCTCGAGGCTTTCGAGCTGCGTGACGTGCCCCGGGGCGAAGAGGTCATCGAGCAGAATACGGAGGGCGCCGAGGCGTACGTCGTGGTGCGTGGTTTACTCGAGGTGGCGCGCCAGGAGGACGGTGAGGTCGTGGCCCTGGCGCATCTCGGACCCGGAGCGATCTTTGGGGAGATGGCCTTGGTCAGCGATGCCCCACGCGCTGCGTTGGTCCGCACGATCGAGGCCTCTCAGCTACTGGCCGTCCGCCGGGAGACGCTGGAGGAGCTGGCCGAGCACACACCGGCCATCGGCGAGCAGCTGGGCGAATTCTGCCGAACGCGCATGCTCGCCAACCTGGTGCGCTCGAGCGCCATCCTCGGTGCCGTCGGGGTCGACGAGCGAGACGAGATCATGGATCTCTTCGGCACACGCACGTTCGAGCGCGGCGAGGTGTTGCTGAGCGAGGGCGACGAGGCCGCCGGGCTGTTCCTGATCGCCAGCGGTGGGGTCAGCGTCACGGGCCAGGACTCGGACGGGGACAGCATCGTGCTCGCCGAGCTCGGGCCGGGCGACGTGGTCGGCGAGATCTCGCTGGTGTTGCGTCGCCCCGCGACGGCCACGGTGGTCGCGACCCACACCACCATCGCGCTCGAGCTCACGCGGGACCGCTTCCAGGCGGCCATTCGCAAGCACCCCACGCTGTTGACGGAGCTGTACGACGTCGCGGTCAAGCGCGAGGAGGAGACGCGCAGCGTGGTCGCGCAGGAGGCGTTGGACGTCTCGGACGTGGTGTTGATCTGA
- a CDS encoding PPOX class F420-dependent oxidoreductase yields the protein MTHPFDPIAAAQYVNFTTFRKNGERKATPIWIAVSEGRAYIWSQRNTWKIKRVAANPACELTPCNVTGSKNTGPTVAGKARLLQPGETAVAKHAFKKKYGLSFIAGEFFGRIKPGSDHVYVEITPA from the coding sequence ATGACGCACCCCTTCGACCCCATCGCGGCCGCCCAATACGTGAACTTCACCACGTTCCGAAAGAACGGTGAGCGCAAGGCCACGCCCATCTGGATCGCGGTCAGCGAAGGCCGCGCCTACATCTGGAGCCAGCGCAACACGTGGAAGATCAAGCGCGTCGCGGCGAACCCCGCGTGTGAGCTCACGCCGTGCAACGTCACGGGCTCGAAGAACACTGGCCCCACCGTGGCCGGCAAGGCACGCCTGTTGCAGCCAGGCGAGACCGCCGTCGCCAAGCACGCCTTCAAGAAGAAGTACGGCCTGAGCTTCATCGCGGGCGAGTTCTTCGGCCGCATCAAGCCCGGTTCGGACCACGTGTACGTGGAGATCACCCCCGCCTGA